One window of the Capnocytophaga haemolytica genome contains the following:
- a CDS encoding DUF3822 family protein: protein MTQKLQSNNQFKTYFKELSIQINLDGLSFCVFNPVLLCVEAIYNFPINFSYKSKEDIDRQIYFVIQSEDDLRQDFDTIKVLHNTPSFAFIPQSLYGGKDEMLEYLKYSIDVSEAEPYTVEIDRIISIETVNAYLPNTIVNNSLLSYYGRFDYQHFATSLLRMFLKHYSSHAFEVMYIYAEVGSFYFVVFRGKKLYYFNRFSYETIEDFLYYILFSIEQLDIDTEQVPLYITGEVDPTALFYNKVRRYVRYIYLLKYHKEHFAAGMDEELIRRNFVLTQSF, encoded by the coding sequence ATGACGCAAAAATTGCAAAGCAATAATCAGTTTAAAACGTACTTTAAGGAATTGTCCATTCAAATAAACTTGGATGGACTTTCTTTTTGTGTGTTTAACCCTGTGCTCCTGTGTGTAGAAGCTATTTATAATTTTCCTATCAACTTCAGCTATAAGAGCAAAGAAGATATCGATAGGCAAATCTATTTTGTGATACAAAGTGAAGACGACCTCCGCCAAGATTTCGATACTATTAAGGTTTTACACAATACCCCTTCCTTTGCTTTTATCCCACAGTCTCTTTACGGCGGAAAAGACGAAATGCTGGAATACCTCAAATACAGTATAGATGTATCGGAGGCGGAACCCTATACCGTGGAAATTGATAGAATCATATCTATTGAAACGGTGAATGCTTATTTGCCCAATACAATAGTAAATAATTCACTACTTTCTTATTACGGTAGGTTCGACTACCAACACTTTGCTACCTCACTACTACGTATGTTCCTCAAACACTACTCTTCGCACGCTTTCGAAGTAATGTATATCTATGCCGAAGTAGGCTCTTTTTATTTTGTAGTGTTCAGAGGTAAAAAACTGTATTACTTCAATAGGTTCAGTTATGAAACCATTGAAGACTTCTTGTATTACATTCTTTTCTCTATTGAACAATTGGATATCGATACTGAGCAAGTGCCTCTTTATATCACAGGGGAAGTAGACCCTACAGCACTGTTTTATAATAAGGTAAGGCGTTATGTGAGGTATATTTACCTCCTGAAATACCATAAGGAACATTTTGCTGCAGGAATGGACGAAGAGCTCATTCGTCGGAATTTTGTGCTCACCCAATCTTTTTAA
- a CDS encoding beta-carotene 15,15'-monooxygenase, with protein sequence MKFLNILRNTFKLYQSTFGVHLLGSLILFTVVFLVYASLITTIFGMPLEDIIALQSNPEKLIALVSSRSFVIKFWFFSLLVDGIITPFTAGIYKNYATVIQGERATLGNLFTYYRAPETSAILSHVILQMCLKTFILVGFSAVGMYSLGLAFNTIISLVFVLTIPIIILESKPLFKAMGESYRRIMLAPFTALIITFLGCVFVLAGFLSFGIGIVITFPILFASIFSIYLSINKR encoded by the coding sequence ATGAAATTTTTGAACATATTGCGCAATACTTTTAAACTATACCAAAGTACTTTCGGAGTACACCTTTTGGGCTCTCTTATTTTATTTACAGTAGTGTTTTTAGTTTACGCTTCTCTTATTACTACTATCTTCGGAATGCCTTTAGAGGATATCATTGCTCTACAAAGCAACCCCGAAAAGCTCATCGCTTTAGTCAGTAGCCGGAGTTTTGTTATTAAATTTTGGTTCTTCTCGTTACTTGTAGATGGCATTATTACCCCTTTTACAGCAGGTATTTACAAGAACTACGCGACGGTAATCCAAGGGGAACGCGCTACTTTGGGCAACCTATTCACTTATTATCGCGCTCCTGAAACAAGTGCTATTTTAAGCCACGTTATTCTGCAAATGTGCCTTAAAACTTTTATATTAGTAGGCTTTTCTGCCGTAGGAATGTACTCGTTAGGACTTGCCTTTAACACTATCATCTCGTTAGTATTTGTGCTCACTATCCCGATTATTATTTTGGAAAGCAAACCTCTTTTCAAAGCTATGGGAGAGAGTTATAGAAGAATAATGCTCGCACCTTTCACTGCCCTTATCATTACCTTTTTGGGTTGTGTTTTTGTATTAGCAGGCTTTCTTTCTTTTGGTATAGGCATTGTGATTACCTTCCCGATACTTTTTGCGAGCATTTTCAGTATATATCTTTCAATAAATAAAAGGTAA
- a CDS encoding DUF4197 domain-containing protein, with protein sequence MKKVMLLGLLTMGSFTLNSCDELQQVMGNTTQGGSGFNVASGLKQALEMGVSSGVDLLSKDGGYFKDQAVRILLPEELQKVDKTLRSVGLGSLADQGLKVLNEAAENAVSQAKPIFLSAIRNMTFTDAMNILKGDDTAATTYLKNSTYSSLETAFAPKVQASLSEVGADKVWENIINKYNQIPLVKPVEPNLTKYVTQQAINGLFVKVGDKEKEIRTNIAARTTPLLKSVFAMQDNK encoded by the coding sequence ATGAAAAAAGTAATGCTTTTGGGGCTCTTAACAATGGGCTCTTTTACTCTGAACAGTTGCGATGAATTGCAACAAGTTATGGGCAACACTACCCAAGGCGGTAGCGGATTTAATGTAGCCAGCGGACTCAAACAAGCCCTTGAAATGGGGGTAAGTAGTGGGGTGGATTTGCTGAGCAAAGACGGTGGTTATTTTAAAGACCAAGCGGTACGGATTCTCTTACCCGAAGAACTCCAGAAGGTAGATAAAACTTTGCGTTCGGTGGGGTTAGGTTCTTTGGCTGACCAAGGGCTAAAAGTACTAAACGAAGCAGCCGAAAATGCTGTGAGTCAGGCGAAGCCTATCTTTTTATCGGCGATACGAAATATGACCTTTACCGATGCGATGAACATCTTAAAAGGTGACGATACCGCAGCGACTACCTACCTAAAAAACAGCACTTATAGTTCTTTGGAGACCGCTTTTGCTCCCAAAGTGCAAGCCTCACTTAGTGAAGTAGGTGCCGATAAGGTATGGGAGAACATTATCAACAAATATAACCAAATACCTTTGGTAAAGCCCGTTGAACCGAACCTTACTAAATACGTTACCCAACAGGCTATCAATGGGTTGTTTGTGAAGGTGGGCGATAAGGAGAAGGAAATACGCACGAACATAGCGGCGCGCACTACCCCCTTACTAAAATCGGTGTTTGCGATGCAGGATAATAAATAA
- a CDS encoding CPBP family intramembrane glutamic endopeptidase → MTKNKKINVCIFILVALSCGWVGVWVDSLTGETAGDFSNTSNGTKGMGIFIAAPVLTWLVLRAFMGDGWRDAGLRPLIKKNLRWYGVATLIYPTVIALTLLIGELFGWLKVQIHWTNYFAGFGIFVLAEFVKNFFEESSWRGYLTARLLSLKLKDIWLYLIVGVVWCSWHWPYFFYFIKPERLIALFPYDKVTFCVLALVSCTLWTVMYTEIFRLTGSIWPGVWMHAIEDTTIYSLMYDKHIFIETGKDILISPVSGIIPCLLYLGVGLWLRKIRIAKEKQ, encoded by the coding sequence ATGACAAAGAACAAGAAGATAAATGTATGCATTTTTATTCTCGTTGCCCTCAGTTGTGGCTGGGTAGGCGTATGGGTAGATTCCCTTACGGGGGAAACAGCAGGCGATTTCAGCAATACCAGCAATGGTACTAAAGGAATGGGTATTTTTATAGCTGCCCCAGTGCTGACTTGGCTCGTGTTGCGCGCCTTTATGGGCGATGGTTGGCGCGATGCAGGACTGCGCCCACTTATCAAGAAAAACCTGCGGTGGTATGGGGTGGCTACGCTTATTTATCCTACGGTGATTGCCCTTACTCTGCTTATTGGAGAACTTTTTGGGTGGCTGAAAGTGCAAATCCATTGGACAAACTACTTCGCGGGTTTTGGTATTTTTGTATTAGCGGAATTTGTAAAGAATTTCTTTGAAGAATCGTCGTGGCGGGGGTACCTCACCGCTCGTTTGCTCAGTTTGAAGCTGAAAGATATATGGCTCTACCTCATTGTGGGGGTAGTGTGGTGTTCGTGGCATTGGCCTTACTTTTTCTACTTCATAAAACCCGAACGCCTAATTGCTTTATTCCCTTACGACAAAGTAACCTTTTGCGTGTTGGCATTAGTGAGCTGCACCTTGTGGACGGTAATGTATACCGAGATTTTCCGCCTTACGGGCTCTATCTGGCCTGGGGTGTGGATGCACGCTATTGAGGATACTACCATCTACAGCTTGATGTACGACAAGCATATTTTCATTGAAACGGGTAAAGATATACTCATTTCACCCGTTTCAGGGATTATTCCTTGTCTGTTGTATCTTGGTGTCGGTTTATGGTTACGCAAAATCAGGATTGCCAAAGAGAAACAGTAG
- a CDS encoding DUF389 domain-containing protein, translating into MSFLKKLFNLHQGEEKKEKVIEDILSNISFRGANLWILACAILIASIGLNVNSTAVIIGAMLISPLMGPIVGAGFALATYDFDLLKKTGKSLLIATVVSLIVSFIYFYISPFKDVQSELLARTSPTIYDVLIAFVGGLVGAISLTREDKGNPIPGVAIATALMPPLCTAGFGLATGNISFFLGAFYLYSINCFFIGIATFLIIKYLKYTPKNTGNEALNKRLRVAITTLVILIVTPSLYLAYSLLKEKEFHENVAHYITAEFENSGYTIIYKKIHYNASPKTIELAFLDKKFTDEEVKTLQSNLKNFKLHNTELIIRQKESDIDKEMLSEINKNKASLSNKDIKINQLKEELAQYKYTDPTFAKEIKVLFPNIESFYFGKLTDFSGKGNSSLTTVMLYTPKKETVKGKEIAKEVDRQKLQQWLAEKFGDKKVICRLAD; encoded by the coding sequence ATGAGTTTTTTGAAAAAGCTTTTTAATTTACATCAGGGGGAAGAGAAAAAGGAAAAAGTAATTGAAGATATCCTTAGCAATATCTCTTTTCGTGGCGCTAATCTATGGATTTTGGCTTGTGCTATCCTTATTGCTTCTATTGGGTTAAACGTGAACTCTACCGCTGTAATCATTGGGGCGATGCTTATTTCTCCTTTGATGGGACCTATCGTGGGAGCAGGATTTGCATTGGCTACTTATGATTTCGACCTGTTGAAGAAAACTGGCAAGAGTTTGCTCATCGCTACTGTGGTGAGTCTTATAGTATCGTTTATCTACTTCTATATCAGTCCGTTTAAAGATGTACAGTCAGAGCTTTTGGCGCGTACTTCGCCTACCATTTACGATGTGCTTATTGCCTTTGTGGGTGGGTTGGTAGGGGCTATCTCGCTAACGCGCGAGGATAAAGGTAACCCTATACCAGGGGTGGCAATTGCTACCGCTTTGATGCCACCGCTTTGTACAGCTGGATTTGGCTTGGCTACGGGCAATATTAGTTTTTTTTTAGGAGCTTTCTATCTATATAGCATCAACTGTTTCTTCATTGGGATTGCTACTTTCCTCATCATCAAATACCTAAAATACACTCCTAAAAACACGGGTAACGAAGCGCTCAACAAGCGTTTGCGCGTTGCTATCACCACATTGGTTATCCTTATTGTTACCCCTAGTTTGTATTTGGCATATAGCCTTTTGAAAGAGAAGGAATTCCACGAGAATGTAGCTCATTATATCACTGCCGAGTTTGAAAACAGCGGTTATACCATTATTTACAAGAAAATACACTACAATGCCTCGCCTAAAACCATTGAATTGGCTTTTTTAGACAAGAAATTTACCGATGAAGAAGTAAAAACACTACAAAGCAACCTCAAAAACTTCAAATTACATAATACCGAACTCATCATCAGACAAAAAGAGTCGGATATTGACAAAGAGATGCTATCGGAAATCAACAAAAACAAGGCATCGCTTTCTAATAAAGACATAAAGATAAATCAGCTAAAAGAAGAGTTGGCGCAATACAAATATACCGACCCTACTTTTGCCAAAGAAATAAAAGTATTGTTCCCTAATATTGAGAGTTTTTATTTTGGAAAACTGACAGATTTTTCGGGGAAAGGCAACTCTTCTCTTACTACGGTGATGCTCTACACGCCTAAAAAAGAAACTGTGAAGGGTAAAGAAATCGCCAAAGAAGTGGATCGCCAAAAGTTGCAACAATGGCTCGCTGAGAAGTTTGGCGATAAGAAAGTGATTTGCAGATTAGCAGATTAG
- a CDS encoding outer membrane beta-barrel family protein, whose amino-acid sequence MKTAISAEDGSFAFQDVAEGNCRIEVVSIFYEAYFRDISVTSDVSLGVVTISEKTQNLKEVTITGRRNPITPTDTGTLIEVAGSRLSNQNDVFSILNYAPSISTASGLKIFGSDDILLILDGKELHLSKDKLEQFLSKIPVKSIQTIEVIDRADVSFDTSKSGVIKINTLQKDGWTGSLSQNVFYKKRIGYSDDADLFYANDDFRIFGTFYHSRGKTFSESTENQLLKSQNIAYNSTTEASLKRKENSFMLEADYYLNENSDLSFLYVYDYDVDANHDRDIHTDVLKNKHFDHLLTYKRLFDQTSKDHSFSLNFNSELDTLGSNVKIALDFMNKKYINPVWEEETHHQMPIIKEKREQNSHSNSFVYVFNTSWNKKFSNKQQISLGTRLSLVDNKDYFEHLDIINNQKIRNTRFSNDFFLKEYIFAVYSSYNFPLGAKSNITLGVRSEYNYNDFTNTMERFNNHSTQWMLNGQYNTKLWGNNFYISAVKRFNRVNYYSFNPTYIKDTPTSAYSGSKDLKPIDVYQLQTGYKIGDVNLALVYRYYEHNVLYRPNNINGVVTTRPENVGYRNEFYAFASTFQKFTDWWELNLKLTDGHLGFKLPEERFSSLYGEVQLTQNFNLPWHIQMRLDYSYTSDRKFLYTKNYYDHSLNMRLFYPLSKSFKLSAFVNDIFNTSRSESEYDFNNIYQHSFNKFDTRSFGVSLTYDFSKGKEVDDDIRSSGAENEKNRLR is encoded by the coding sequence GTGAAAACTGCCATTTCAGCTGAGGATGGAAGTTTTGCGTTCCAAGATGTTGCAGAGGGGAACTGTCGCATTGAGGTTGTTTCTATCTTCTATGAGGCTTATTTTCGGGATATAAGCGTAACATCGGATGTATCGCTGGGGGTTGTTACCATTTCAGAGAAGACGCAAAACCTAAAAGAGGTAACCATTACAGGGCGTAGAAACCCCATAACCCCGACTGATACAGGTACCTTAATAGAGGTAGCAGGCTCGCGATTGAGCAACCAAAATGATGTGTTTTCCATTTTAAACTATGCCCCCAGTATCTCGACAGCAAGTGGGCTAAAGATCTTTGGAAGTGATGATATTCTACTCATCTTAGACGGGAAGGAACTTCATTTGAGCAAAGATAAATTAGAGCAGTTTTTGAGTAAAATCCCTGTAAAAAGCATTCAAACCATTGAGGTGATTGATAGGGCTGACGTTAGTTTTGACACTTCAAAATCGGGGGTTATTAAGATTAATACCCTTCAAAAGGACGGTTGGACAGGCTCTTTGTCGCAGAATGTTTTTTATAAGAAAAGAATTGGCTATAGTGATGATGCCGATCTGTTTTATGCTAATGACGACTTTCGTATTTTTGGCACCTTTTATCACTCAAGAGGTAAAACTTTTTCAGAGAGCACTGAAAACCAATTGTTGAAATCTCAAAATATCGCTTATAACAGCACCACAGAGGCATCGCTTAAAAGAAAGGAAAATAGCTTTATGTTGGAGGCTGACTACTATTTGAATGAAAATTCTGACCTGAGTTTTCTCTATGTTTACGATTACGATGTAGATGCTAACCACGACCGAGATATTCATACGGATGTCCTTAAAAATAAGCATTTTGACCATTTACTCACTTACAAAAGGTTATTTGATCAGACCTCTAAAGACCACTCGTTTTCACTGAATTTTAATAGCGAGTTGGATACGCTGGGTTCAAATGTAAAAATAGCGTTAGACTTTATGAATAAGAAATACATAAACCCTGTTTGGGAAGAGGAAACACACCATCAAATGCCTATTATTAAGGAAAAAAGAGAACAGAACTCTCATTCAAATAGCTTTGTTTATGTGTTTAATACTTCTTGGAATAAAAAGTTTTCCAATAAGCAACAGATTTCATTAGGTACGCGTTTGTCGTTAGTAGATAATAAAGATTATTTTGAACATTTAGATATAATAAATAATCAGAAGATAAGGAATACGCGCTTTTCAAATGATTTTTTCTTAAAAGAATACATCTTTGCGGTTTATTCGAGCTATAATTTTCCTCTTGGAGCAAAATCGAATATCACCTTAGGGGTTCGCTCTGAATATAATTACAATGATTTCACCAATACGATGGAACGTTTTAATAACCATAGCACCCAATGGATGCTCAATGGGCAATACAACACTAAATTATGGGGCAATAATTTTTATATCTCGGCGGTAAAACGCTTTAACAGAGTAAATTATTACTCGTTTAACCCCACCTATATAAAGGATACACCTACCTCAGCTTATTCGGGAAGTAAGGACTTAAAGCCAATTGATGTTTACCAATTGCAGACGGGTTACAAGATTGGCGATGTAAACTTGGCTTTGGTGTATCGTTATTATGAGCATAATGTGTTGTACAGACCCAATAACATCAATGGGGTTGTAACTACGCGCCCTGAGAATGTGGGGTATCGGAATGAGTTTTATGCCTTTGCTTCTACCTTCCAGAAGTTTACAGATTGGTGGGAACTCAACTTAAAATTGACAGACGGACATTTGGGTTTTAAACTCCCTGAGGAGCGGTTTAGTTCCTTGTATGGAGAAGTACAATTAACCCAGAATTTTAATCTCCCTTGGCATATACAAATGAGATTGGATTATTCGTATACTTCTGATCGTAAATTCTTATATACGAAGAACTATTACGATCATTCTTTAAATATGCGTTTGTTTTATCCTTTGTCGAAATCTTTTAAGTTAAGTGCGTTTGTAAATGATATTTTCAATACATCGCGCTCGGAGTCGGAGTATGATTTTAATAATATCTATCAGCATAGTTTTAACAAATTTGATACGCGTTCTTTTGGGGTATCGCTCACTTATGATTTCTCAAAAGGGAAAGAGGTAGACGATGATATAAGGAGCAGTGGGGCTGAGAATGAGAAAAATAGGTTGAGATAA
- a CDS encoding ATP-grasp domain-containing protein: MNYIVTSPYFPQNFQKFAIELHKAGVNVLGIGQEPYEQLDTPLKAALTEYFRVQNLEDAAEVKRAVAYLFYKHGAIDRIESQNEYWLPLDAQLREQFNVFGMRESDLRKTRYKSAMKALFIKAGVPVVPGYLVKTHKDIAKGVAELGSPLIAKPDSGVGAAATYKLTSEADVAHFAEAWDGAHPYFLEPFVENAAITTFDGLINAQGEIVYQTGITYYYTPIDLFDNPALDWTYYIEKTLDPQLVDYGHKIVKAFGMRERFFHIEFFKKANGEYIVIEYNNRPAGAFAVDVYNYTHSLDLYALYARMVCGEDIRPAVAARTEQYGLAVTRRDYKHYAHSEADIRAHYGDALKAVLRMPQAFAGLQGDVMYVLTAPTLEAMQAMERYVSEQV, translated from the coding sequence ATGAATTACATCGTAACCTCTCCGTACTTCCCGCAGAACTTCCAGAAGTTCGCCATAGAGCTTCACAAGGCGGGGGTAAACGTCCTTGGTATAGGACAGGAACCTTATGAGCAGCTCGATACGCCACTAAAGGCTGCTCTTACCGAGTACTTTCGCGTGCAGAACCTCGAAGACGCAGCAGAGGTGAAACGGGCAGTCGCTTACCTCTTTTACAAACACGGAGCGATTGACCGCATTGAGTCGCAGAACGAGTATTGGTTGCCCTTAGATGCACAGCTCCGAGAGCAGTTCAACGTCTTTGGAATGCGCGAGAGCGACCTTCGCAAAACGCGCTATAAGTCGGCAATGAAAGCCCTCTTCATCAAGGCAGGCGTACCCGTGGTGCCTGGTTATCTCGTAAAAACCCACAAGGACATCGCTAAAGGTGTGGCAGAACTCGGCTCACCGCTCATTGCCAAGCCCGACAGTGGGGTAGGGGCGGCAGCGACTTACAAGCTCACCTCTGAGGCTGATGTGGCACACTTCGCTGAGGCGTGGGACGGCGCACACCCTTACTTCTTAGAGCCTTTTGTGGAGAATGCCGCTATCACCACCTTCGATGGACTTATCAACGCCCAAGGGGAGATCGTCTACCAAACAGGAATTACCTACTACTACACGCCTATTGACCTCTTTGACAACCCTGCACTCGACTGGACGTACTACATCGAAAAGACGCTCGACCCACAACTGGTGGACTATGGGCATAAGATTGTAAAGGCTTTCGGAATGCGCGAGCGGTTTTTCCACATTGAGTTTTTTAAGAAGGCAAACGGCGAATACATCGTCATTGAGTACAACAACCGCCCTGCGGGGGCTTTTGCGGTAGACGTGTACAACTATACCCACTCGCTGGATCTCTACGCCCTCTATGCCCGTATGGTATGCGGTGAGGACATACGCCCTGCGGTAGCCGCCCGTACCGAGCAATACGGCTTGGCAGTAACACGCCGCGACTACAAGCACTATGCGCATAGCGAGGCGGATATACGTGCACACTATGGTGATGCCCTCAAAGCGGTACTGCGTATGCCACAGGCTTTTGCAGGCTTACAAGGCGACGTGATGTACGTGCTCACAGCTCCTACCCTTGAGGCAATGCAGGCGATGGAGCGGTATGTGAGTGAGCAGGTTTGA
- a CDS encoding TolC family protein produces the protein MKRKYHIAIMAAVLLSSGVWAQQRLTLAAVQEKAAAHYPLSAQGKLIAEQAELTTENLNKGYLPQLSVAGQYTYQSDVTKIALPIALPVQLPELSKEQYRIYGEVAQPLTPLLTLGHQKKVVQANSLAQSKQVEVSLYGLRRGVQQLYFNILLLEKQREQLALTQKDLALAIERNAVAVKSGVALKSSAEELRAQQIKLQQREIVLRTSRAGALSLLSQYTGEAIAEEAVLEVPTEAALTPAVRPEQEAYAAQSETLAAQERTLSDRLLPQLALFVQGGYGRPALNMLATEAKTYYIGGVRLSWSLTPLYTLHKDKALLRNQQSGVAVQKRLFELQQQLAVTQQQTEIARLRALITTDEELIALRGRVTATAAKQLEYGTGTTTDYLTHLNAEDEAREEKALHEIQLLMAEYEVSFQLGAK, from the coding sequence ATGAAGAGAAAATATCATATCGCAATAATGGCGGCAGTACTGCTCAGCAGTGGGGTATGGGCGCAGCAGCGACTGACGCTCGCTGCCGTACAAGAGAAGGCGGCAGCGCATTACCCGCTATCGGCACAGGGGAAGCTCATCGCCGAGCAGGCTGAGCTCACTACCGAAAACCTCAATAAGGGTTACCTGCCACAGCTGAGTGTAGCAGGGCAGTACACCTATCAGAGTGATGTTACCAAGATAGCCCTGCCTATAGCGTTGCCTGTGCAGTTGCCCGAACTAAGTAAGGAGCAATACCGCATCTATGGGGAGGTCGCTCAGCCACTGACGCCTCTGCTCACCTTAGGGCATCAGAAGAAGGTGGTGCAAGCGAATAGCCTTGCCCAAAGCAAGCAAGTGGAGGTGTCGCTCTACGGGCTGCGGCGAGGGGTGCAACAGCTGTATTTCAACATCTTACTCTTGGAAAAGCAGCGGGAGCAGTTAGCACTTACGCAGAAAGACCTCGCCTTGGCTATTGAGCGCAATGCGGTAGCCGTAAAGAGTGGGGTTGCCCTCAAGAGCAGTGCAGAGGAGCTGCGAGCACAGCAGATAAAGCTACAGCAACGGGAGATTGTGCTGAGGACGTCTCGTGCGGGGGCACTATCGTTGCTATCGCAATACACGGGCGAGGCGATCGCTGAGGAGGCAGTGTTAGAAGTACCCACAGAGGCGGCACTCACCCCAGCGGTACGCCCTGAGCAGGAGGCTTATGCGGCACAAAGTGAGACACTTGCCGCCCAAGAACGCACGCTCAGCGACCGCCTATTGCCACAGCTGGCACTCTTTGTGCAAGGAGGCTATGGGCGTCCTGCGCTGAATATGCTCGCCACGGAGGCAAAGACGTACTACATCGGTGGGGTGCGGCTCTCGTGGAGCTTGACGCCGCTCTATACCCTTCACAAGGACAAGGCACTCTTGCGCAACCAACAGAGTGGCGTGGCGGTGCAAAAGCGGCTTTTCGAATTGCAACAGCAGCTCGCAGTAACGCAGCAGCAGACGGAGATCGCGCGGCTCAGGGCTCTCATCACCACGGATGAGGAGCTTATCGCCCTCAGAGGACGCGTAACGGCAACCGCTGCTAAGCAATTGGAGTACGGCACAGGCACCACTACCGACTACTTGACGCACCTCAACGCCGAAGACGAGGCACGCGAGGAGAAAGCCCTGCACGAGATACAACTGCTAATGGCGGAGTATGAGGTTAGCTTTCAGCTTGGAGCTAAATAA
- a CDS encoding HlyD family secretion protein: MKVRNVITISLVTALLVACGGKGDTQTAQGTFEAEETLISAEATGVLKSFDLEEGQVLAEGQQVGAIDSLPLYLKKKQLEAQITAVLGRRPDVGVQLSALQEQLTTAERELRRVENLAQGDAATPKQLDDARSQVAVIKRQIAAQASSLNINSGSLSKEAVPLQVQIEQVADQLRKCRVVNPLAGTVLSKYAQPYEMVATGKPLYKIADLSTLTLRAYITGDQLPQVQIGQRVKVRTDNGAGGYNEAEGTISWVSAEAEFTPKTILTKEERQNKVYAIKVRVPNPEGKLKIGMYGETVF, encoded by the coding sequence ATGAAAGTAAGAAATGTTATAACTATAAGCCTTGTTACAGCCTTATTGGTGGCTTGTGGAGGCAAGGGTGATACTCAGACGGCTCAGGGGACGTTTGAGGCGGAAGAAACGCTTATATCGGCGGAAGCTACAGGGGTGCTGAAGTCTTTTGACTTAGAAGAGGGGCAGGTGCTTGCTGAGGGGCAGCAGGTGGGCGCGATTGATAGCTTGCCGCTGTACCTGAAGAAAAAGCAACTCGAGGCACAGATCACGGCGGTGCTGGGTAGGCGTCCTGATGTGGGGGTGCAACTCTCGGCATTGCAGGAGCAGCTTACCACCGCAGAGCGCGAACTGAGGCGCGTGGAAAATCTCGCCCAAGGGGATGCGGCTACCCCTAAGCAGCTCGATGATGCGCGTTCGCAAGTGGCGGTAATCAAGCGGCAGATAGCAGCACAGGCGTCGTCGTTGAATATCAACAGCGGGAGCCTGAGTAAGGAGGCAGTGCCACTGCAAGTGCAGATAGAGCAGGTAGCCGACCAGCTGCGCAAGTGTCGCGTAGTGAATCCCCTCGCAGGGACGGTGCTCAGCAAGTACGCCCAGCCTTACGAGATGGTCGCCACAGGCAAGCCGCTCTACAAAATCGCCGACCTCTCGACCCTCACGCTGCGGGCGTACATCACGGGGGATCAGTTGCCACAGGTGCAAATTGGTCAGCGGGTGAAGGTGCGTACGGATAACGGCGCAGGCGGCTATAACGAGGCGGAGGGGACGATCAGCTGGGTGAGTGCTGAGGCGGAGTTTACCCCTAAGACGATCCTCACCAAAGAGGAACGACAGAACAAGGTATATGCCATAAAAGTGCGTGTGCCCAACCCAGAAGGAAAACTCAAGATAGGGATGTATGGAGAGACAGTTTTTTAG
- a CDS encoding HXXEE domain-containing protein: MTIILFLMVLLPIVFMVHDFEEVIMFEQWLAAHREELHKRFPKVAVFVEKQGLFEWRTATFAVAVAHEFVLLSAVSYISIYTGAYEWWFAGFMAYFLHLLMHIVQWLVFKRYVPVIITSLASLPYCGYTLWLFCEQQWLSIGEMCLFTLVGVIIALLSFPSAFGLARLFRKYVQKY; this comes from the coding sequence ATGACAATAATACTATTTTTAATGGTTTTACTCCCAATAGTGTTTATGGTGCACGATTTTGAGGAGGTGATTATGTTTGAGCAATGGCTTGCAGCCCACCGTGAAGAGTTGCATAAACGCTTCCCTAAGGTGGCGGTTTTTGTAGAAAAACAAGGCTTATTTGAGTGGCGTACGGCTACCTTTGCTGTGGCTGTGGCACACGAGTTTGTACTGCTCTCCGCAGTGAGCTACATTAGCATCTACACAGGAGCTTATGAGTGGTGGTTTGCGGGCTTTATGGCGTACTTCCTACACCTACTTATGCACATCGTCCAATGGCTGGTTTTTAAGCGTTATGTGCCTGTGATTATCACCTCGCTGGCATCACTGCCTTACTGTGGCTATACGCTGTGGTTGTTCTGTGAACAACAATGGCTTAGCATTGGTGAAATGTGCCTTTTTACTCTTGTAGGCGTTATAATCGCCCTGCTAAGTTTTCCTTCAGCTTTTGGGTTGGCAAGACTTTTTAGAAAATATGTACAGAAGTATTAA